A window of the Mucilaginibacter sp. cycad4 genome harbors these coding sequences:
- a CDS encoding DUF4350 domain-containing protein, with protein MKDLKIYFIIATTLFVIYIVANMNKPKEVNWMPTFSNTDKIPYGTRVLYERARDIFPGAVIKPKRQAIYNTIAEDSIKGSSYIIIAAGLNITKPDFKQLKKYITAGNDVFIAAGFLGADFEKELKISITNKFVVNGNDHTLIHFVNPALSPEVNYFVDKGVTAGYFTKFDTSRAVVIGETDDHKANLLKYPMGKGNLYLTPNPGMFTNYSLLKSQGAEWASTALSMVKKTPEIVWDEYYTQGTGEDDSPMRVFLGNAQLKAAYYLALFSLLVFVLYEVKRRQRIIPVIKPLENSTVDFVNVVGQVYYERRDNINIARKKMQYFLAYVRETYRIKANRPGPGFVEELVNRTGVTVDVARELSGAFIFISTHDIVTDHELIRLNQLIEQFYIQSR; from the coding sequence GACCTGAAAATTTACTTTATAATAGCCACAACTTTGTTTGTTATTTACATAGTAGCAAACATGAATAAGCCGAAAGAGGTTAACTGGATGCCTACGTTCAGCAATACCGATAAGATTCCTTACGGTACGCGGGTACTTTATGAGCGTGCCCGGGATATTTTCCCCGGTGCTGTGATCAAACCTAAACGCCAGGCCATTTACAATACTATTGCCGAAGATTCCATCAAAGGATCATCATACATTATCATAGCTGCGGGCCTAAATATTACCAAACCCGATTTTAAACAGCTTAAGAAATATATCACTGCCGGCAATGATGTTTTTATTGCCGCAGGGTTTTTAGGGGCCGATTTTGAAAAGGAGCTCAAAATAAGCATCACCAATAAATTTGTGGTTAACGGTAACGATCATACACTGATACACTTTGTAAACCCTGCCCTTTCGCCCGAGGTAAATTACTTTGTTGATAAAGGTGTTACCGCCGGATATTTTACAAAATTTGATACATCCCGGGCTGTGGTTATAGGTGAAACCGACGATCATAAGGCCAACTTGTTGAAATACCCTATGGGAAAAGGCAACCTGTATTTAACGCCCAATCCCGGGATGTTTACTAATTACAGCCTGCTGAAATCACAGGGTGCTGAATGGGCTTCAACAGCTTTATCTATGGTGAAGAAAACACCGGAGATAGTTTGGGACGAATATTACACGCAGGGCACCGGCGAAGACGACTCGCCGATGAGGGTATTCCTGGGGAATGCACAATTAAAAGCCGCTTACTATCTCGCCTTGTTTAGCCTGCTGGTATTTGTGCTGTATGAAGTAAAAAGGCGTCAAAGGATCATACCTGTTATCAAACCGCTTGAAAATTCTACCGTTGATTTTGTTAACGTAGTTGGGCAGGTTTACTATGAACGAAGGGATAATATAAACATTGCCAGGAAAAAAATGCAGTATTTCCTGGCGTATGTCCGTGAAACTTACCGGATAAAAGCCAACCGGCCGGGCCCAGGGTTTGTGGAAGAACTGGTTAACCGTACCGGTGTTACTGTAGATGTTGCCCGCGAATTATCCGGTGCATTTATTTTCATCAGCACTCACGATATCGTAACCGATCATGAGCTGATCAGGCTCAATCAACTTATTGAACAATTTTATATCCAATCCAGGTAA